The following proteins are co-located in the Patescibacteria group bacterium genome:
- a CDS encoding phosphomannomutase/phosphoglucomutase, translating to MSFNPAIFRTDFRGVYPTEVNADSHERLARAFATFFHPKTVAVGMDVRLSGPELKQAVITGLTKSGVNVVDIGMIGTDMSYFASAAYDFDASLIVTASHNPAEYNGLKFALKGGAAFTRDNGVNEVCDLAVKNQFADAPVAGTVTQKDIMEDYLNKCLSFVDISKLKPLRIALNPNFGSVCYSYKKLLEKVKFEPVPLNAEPDGNFPKGRPDPLRPETRQETIDLIKKSDVSFGVAWDADGDRCFFYDELGDFVDGYYIVGILARYFLELYPKSPIPYDIRQWWATVDVIKEMGGEPVMAKVGNIYLRSKVREHNAPYGGEMSAHHYFRDFYYCDNGFIPFLIIWQMVSEGKKLSELAKPFREKYFISGEINFTVKDQKAVLQKVESQYGQYKLDHFDGLSVDNDREWRFNVRGSNNEPLLRINVEAKSQELVDQKVKELETLINS from the coding sequence ATGTCTTTTAATCCAGCTATTTTTCGCACCGATTTTAGAGGGGTTTATCCTACCGAGGTTAACGCCGATTCGCACGAACGGCTGGCTCGGGCTTTTGCCACTTTCTTCCATCCTAAAACCGTAGCAGTAGGGATGGATGTACGCCTAAGTGGCCCTGAACTAAAGCAAGCTGTTATTACCGGTCTAACCAAATCCGGTGTGAACGTGGTTGACATTGGAATGATTGGCACGGACATGTCCTATTTTGCTTCCGCCGCGTATGATTTTGACGCCAGTTTAATTGTAACCGCTTCGCATAATCCGGCCGAATACAACGGGTTAAAATTCGCCCTAAAAGGCGGTGCGGCATTTACGCGAGATAACGGGGTTAACGAGGTCTGCGATTTAGCGGTTAAAAATCAGTTCGCCGATGCTCCGGTTGCCGGCACCGTTACCCAAAAAGACATTATGGAAGATTACCTTAATAAATGTCTGTCATTTGTCGATATTTCCAAACTAAAACCGCTGCGCATTGCCCTAAATCCTAATTTTGGTTCGGTTTGCTACTCGTATAAAAAATTGCTCGAAAAAGTAAAATTTGAGCCGGTGCCACTAAATGCCGAACCTGACGGTAATTTTCCGAAAGGCCGTCCGGACCCGCTGCGCCCAGAAACGCGCCAAGAAACCATCGATTTAATTAAGAAAAGTGATGTATCATTTGGCGTGGCGTGGGATGCCGATGGCGATCGCTGTTTCTTTTATGATGAATTAGGCGATTTTGTGGATGGATACTACATTGTTGGTATTTTAGCGCGATATTTTCTTGAGCTATATCCAAAAAGCCCAATTCCTTACGATATTAGACAATGGTGGGCGACGGTAGACGTAATTAAAGAAATGGGCGGGGAACCGGTTATGGCCAAGGTGGGCAACATCTATCTACGCTCAAAAGTACGTGAGCACAACGCACCTTACGGTGGTGAAATGTCGGCACATCATTACTTCAGAGATTTCTACTACTGCGACAACGGGTTTATTCCGTTCTTAATCATCTGGCAAATGGTTTCTGAGGGCAAAAAACTGTCAGAGCTTGCTAAGCCATTTCGGGAAAAGTATTTTATTTCGGGCGAAATCAACTTTACGGTCAAAGATCAAAAAGCGGTTTTGCAAAAAGTTGAATCACAGTATGGCCAATATAAATTGGATCATTTTGACGGATTATCGGTAGATAACGACCGCGAGTGGCGCTTTAACGTGCGTGGTTCGAACAATGAACCATTGTTGCGCATCAACGTGGAAGCCAAATCTCAAGAACTGGTAGATCAAAAAGTTAAAGAACTTGAGACTTTGATTAACAGCTAG